In Pseudoduganella albidiflava, a single window of DNA contains:
- a CDS encoding response regulator, whose translation MAKTILAVDDSSSLRQMVAFSLKAAGYQVVEAVDGVDGLEKAKQGAVDLVLTDQNMPKMDGLQLIKSLRELPAYAKTPILMLTTESSDEMKAKGRAAGANGWLVKPFDPQRLIEVVKKVIG comes from the coding sequence ATGGCTAAAACGATTCTTGCGGTTGACGATTCCAGCTCCCTGCGCCAGATGGTGGCGTTCAGCCTGAAGGCCGCCGGCTACCAGGTGGTGGAAGCCGTCGACGGCGTGGACGGCCTGGAAAAAGCCAAGCAGGGCGCCGTGGACCTGGTGCTGACCGACCAGAACATGCCGAAGATGGATGGCTTGCAGCTCATCAAGAGCCTGCGCGAACTGCCCGCCTACGCCAAGACGCCGATCCTGATGCTGACGACCGAGTCGTCCGACGAGATGAAGGCCAAGGGCCGCGCGGCCGGCGCCAACGGCTGGCTGGTCAAGCCGTTCGATCCGCAGCGCCTGATCGAGGTGGTCAAGAAGGTCATCGGCTGA